A single region of the Pan troglodytes isolate AG18354 chromosome 18, NHGRI_mPanTro3-v2.0_pri, whole genome shotgun sequence genome encodes:
- the LOC100612831 gene encoding collagen alpha-1(VII) chain-like — translation MAWPDAGAPGLPGVTQGSGAGRPLRRGGPGWSGGGGGRSEPVSPGRLRRRGEGGVCRPGGDRGVGEGTLPPRGERPTAGPGPRPRPPPRGGLGPAVPEGGSDPFNQRAGGEGAAPFRVRQPTRDTRVSELAARETRVTYRAGALKAPTPGPVAAAATEPRRLPGPIGRRSWSVTRKVQMQSRGSCCRFLPAHRTHLGPPPTAQDAPPTPCSGPAESWCPQRPPAPVRRPRGPCCFALGTTGARPGAEGARALGGSIGLQAEEQGPCHLPGGRSHLCSQVRGSSGGETECALGGSTHRRWRAGCRPGLPSLPRPTVSLGSGTCLGRPRPPSAVPLPPGGPALRSGSPHPSVALRASPGAPAELIC, via the coding sequence ATGGCGTGGCCGGACGCGGGGGCCCCGGGCCTTCCGGGCGTGACCCAGGGCTCGGGGGCGGGGAGGCCCCTCCGGCGGGGCGGCCCTGGGTGGTCCGGCGGAGGCGGAGGCCGCTCCGAGCCTGTGAGCCCTGGGCGCCTGCGGAGGCGGGGAGAGGGCGGGGTGTGCCGCCCTGGTGGGGACCGCGGGGTCGGAGAGGGGACATTGCCCCCCCGAGGCGAACGTCCAACCGCGGGTCCGGGTCCCCGCCCAAGGCCGCCCCCGCGAGGTGGCCTCGGCCCGGCCGTCCCCGAGGGTGGCTCGGATCCTTTCAACCAGCGCGCTGGAGGCGAAGGGGCTGCGCCATTCCGGGTCAGGCAGCCAACGCGGGACACGCGCGTCTCCGAGCTTGCGGCCCGCGAAACCCGGGTGACCTACCGCGCCGGTGCCCTCAAAGCCCCCACGCCCGGGCCGGTGGCCGCTGCAGCCACTGAGCCACGCCGTCTCCCCGGCCCGATCGGCAGAAGGAGCTGGTCCGTTACTAGAAAAGTCCAGATGCAAAGTCGGGGGTCGTGCTGCCGCTTCCTGCCAGCGCACCGCACCCACCTGGGGCCGCCACCGACCGCACAGGACGCGCCTCCTACCCCCTGTTCTGGCCCGGCCGAGAGCTGGTGCCCCCAGCGGCCGCCCGCCCCCGTCCGCAGACCCCGGGGCCCTTGCTGCTTTGCATTGGGAACAACCGGAGCCAGGCCCGGAGCTGAGGGGGCCAGGGCCCTTGGAGGAAGCATTGGTCTCCAGGCTGAAGAGCAAGGGCCGTGTCACCTGCCGGGAGGGCGGTCTCATCTCTGCAGCCAGGTCAGAGGAAGCAGCGGTGGGGAGACGGAGTGCGCGTTGGGAGGCTCCACGCATCGTAGGTGGAGAGCTGGCTGCCGGCCTGGCCTGCCCTCTCTTCCCCGTCCCACCGTCTCGCTTGGCTCTGGCACCTGCCTGGGAAGACCCAGACCTCCGTCTGCAGTGCCCCTTCCCCCTGGAGGCCCTGCCCTCCGCTCGGGGTCCCCGCATCCTTCCGTGGCCCTCAGAGCATCGCCTGGGGCGCCCGCGGAACTCATCTGTTAG
- the SOX8 gene encoding transcription factor SOX-8: MGSRARGGAAGPPLKETCCGSRSGNRASAAAAAAAGARVGATARRPRVPERPQGSPGRRPRCASPVRAPPRAAPMLDMSEARSQPPCSPSGTASSMSHVEDSDSDAPPSPAGSEGLGRAGGAVGGARGDPAEAADERFPACIRDAVSQVLKGYDWSLVPMPVRGGGGGALKAKPHVKRPMNAFMVWAQAARRKLADQYPHLHNAELSKTLGKLWRLLSESEKRPFVEEAERLRVQHKKDHPDYKYQPRRRKSAKAGHSDSDSGAELGPHPGGGAVYKAEAGLGDGHHHGDHTGQTHGPPTPPTTPKTELQQAGAKPELKLEGRRPADSGRQNIDFSNVDISELSSEVMGTMDAFDVHEFDQYLPLGGPAPPEPGQAYGGAYFHAGASPVWAHKSAPSASASPTETGPPRPHIKTEQPSPGHYGDQPRGSPDYGSCSGQSSATPAAPAGPFAGAQGDYGDLQASSYYGAYPGYAPGLYQYPCFHSPRRPYASPLLNGLALPPAHSPTSHWDQPVYTTLTRP, translated from the exons ATGGGTAGCcgggcgcggggcggggccgCGGGGCCGCCGCTTAAAGAAACTTGTTGCGGGTCCCGGAGCGGGAACCGAGcctcggcggcggcggcggcggcggcaggggCGAGGGTCGGGGCCACCGCGCGGCGACCTCGGGTCCCGGAGCGACCGCAGGGCAGCCCGGGGCGCCGGCCCCGGTGCGCGTCTCCTGTGCGCGCCCCTCCGCGCGCGGCCCCGATGCTGGACATGAGCGAGGCCCGCTCCCAGCCGCCCTGCAGCCCGTCCGGCACCGCCAGCTCCATGTCGCACGTGGAGGACTCGGACTCGGACGCGCCGCCGTCTCCCGCCGGCTCCGAGGGCCTGGGCCGCGCGGGGGGCGCGGTGGGGGGCGCCCGGGGCGACCCGGCGGAGGCGGCGGACGAGCGCTTCCCGGCCTGCATCCGGGACGCCGTGTCGCAGGTGCTCAAGGGCTACGACTGGAGTCTGGTGCCCATGCCGgtgcgcggcggcggcggcggcgctctCAAAGCCAAGCCGCACGTGAAGCGGCCCATGAACGCATTCATGGTGTGGGCGCAGGCGGCGCGCCGCAAGCTGGCCGACCAGTACCCGCACCTGCACAACGCCGAGCTCAGCAAGACGCTGGGCAAGCTGTGGCG CTTGCTGAGCGAGAGCGAGAAGCGGCCCTTCGTGGAGGAGGCAGAGCGCCTTCGCGTGCAGCACAAGAAGGACCACCCCGACTACAAGTACCAGCCACGGCGCAGGAAGAGCGCCAAAGCCGGCCACAGCGACTCCGACTCGGGCGCGGAGCTGGGACCCCACCCTGGCGGCGGTGCCGTGTACAAGGCTGAAGCAGGGCTTGGAGATGGGCACCACCATGGCGACCACACAG GGCAGACCCACGGGCCGCCCACCCCGCCCACCACCCCCAAGACGGAGCTGCAGCAGGCGGGCGCCAAGCCGGAGCTGAAGCTGGAGGGACGCCGGCCGGCGGACAGCGGGCGCCAGAACATCGACTTCAGCAACGTGGACATCTCGGAGCTCAGCAGCGAGGTCATGGGCACCATGGACGCCTTCGACGTCCACGAGTTCGACCAGTACCTGCCCCTGGGCGGCCCCGCCCCACCCGAGCCTGGCCAGGCCTACGGGGGCGCCTACTTCCACGCCGGGGCGTCCCCCGTGTGGGCCCACAAGAGTGCCCCGTCGGCCTCCGCGTCGCCCACCGAGACGGGTCCCCCACGGCCGCACATCAAGACGGAGCAGCCAAGCCCTGGCCACTACGGCGACCAGCCCCGAGGCTCGCCCGACTACGGTTCCTGCAGCGGCCAGTCCAGCGCCACCCCGGCCGCCCCCGCCGGCCCCTTCGCCGGTGCACAGGGCGACTACGGCGACCTGCAGGCCTCCAGCTACTATGGCGCCTACCCCGGCTACGCACCCGGCCTCTACCAGTACCCCTGCTTCCACTCGCCGCGCCGGCCCTACGCCTCGCCCCTGCTCAACGGCCTGGCCCTGCCGCCCGCCCACAGCCCCACCAGTCACTGGGACCAGCCAGTGTACACCACCCTGACCAGGCCCTGA